Proteins co-encoded in one Astyanax mexicanus isolate ESR-SI-001 chromosome 1, AstMex3_surface, whole genome shotgun sequence genomic window:
- the clu gene encoding clusterin, whose product MRVCWSVLGLSLLYISAECLLPPSKEELQQISENGEKYLDKEIENAINGVKEMKTVMEKSDQNHKKFLSSLEETKIQKEEALKAAQEMEEKLDEEQRVCNDSMQALWEECKPCLKNTCIKFYSRTCSSGSGLVGRQLEQVLNRTSPISIWINGQNIDTLEKEDQQQSQHFQDLEKRYGEVADGVDSIFMDSMKVFDHMRSFHQPNIFVGPYRMPSIFSQPARVYRSPFQDPEFHGFHNMFQPMMQMARNIFGSFEPYMGSDMDLTNEDGAVNEDVIMTKPFGDDKMTCREIRRNSAGCIKLRGECEKCREIQHIDCSGKKPLEGPLKEELEQALARAERFTQEYNKILKHFEEEMFNTSKLLDMFNKQFGWVSSLANHTKSDDGIFQIQAIISKSSEDSEKPADTKVSVRLFDEPEMSFTVPGDIPWNDPKFSEITAKEALERYKQNTVVA is encoded by the exons ATGAGGGTGTGTTGGTCAGTCCTTGGCCTCTCTCTCCTCTACATTTCTGCAGAGTGTCTGCTCCCCCCTTCCAAAGAGGAGCTTCAGC AGATCTCTGAGAATGGAGAGAAGTATCTGGATAAGGAGATTGAAAATGCCATTAACGGAGTGAAGGAGATGAAGACAGTGATGGAGAAATCTGATCAAAATCACAAGAAATTTCTCTCTTCCCTGGAGGAAACTAAGATACAGAAAGAG GAAGCCCTGAAGGCCGCACAGGAGATGGAGGAGAAGCTAGATGAAGAGCAGCGGGTGTGTAATGACTCCATGCAGGCACTGTGGGAGGAGTGTAAACCATGTCTTAAGAACACCTGCATCAAGTTCTACTCCCGCACCTGCAGCAGTGGCTCTGGCTTGGTGGGCAGGCAG CTAGAGCAGGTTCTGAACCGGACATCTCCCATCTCCATCTGGATCAATGGTCAGAACATCGATACTCTGGAGAAAGAGGATCAGCAGCAGAGCCAGCACTTCCAGGACCTGGAGAAGCGTTATGGAGAAGTGGCGGATGGAGTGGACAGCATCTTCATGGACAGCATGAAGGTGTTTGACCACATGCGCTCGTTCCACCAGCCCAACATCTTCGTCGGCCCCTACAGAATGCCCAGCATCTTCAGCCAGCCGGCTCGTGTCTACAGATCTCCTTTCCAGGACCCCGAGTTCCACGGCTTCCACAACATGTTCCAACCCATGATGCAGATGGCTCGCAACATCTTTGGATCATTTGAGCCCTACATGGGAAGCGACATGGACCTCACCAATGAAG ATGGTGCTGTGAATGAAGATGTCATCATGACTAAGCCTTTCGGGGATGATAAAATGACGTGCAGGGAGATTCGCCGCAACTCTGCAGGCTGCATTAAACTGCGAGGAGAGTGTGAGAAATGTAGGGAGATCCAGCACATCG ATTGCTCTGGAAAGAAGCCTCTGGAAGGCCCCCTGAAGGAGGAGCTGGAACAGGCCCTGGCCAGGGCTGAAAGATTCACTCAGGAGTATAACAAGATCTTGAAGCACTTTGAGGAGGAGATGTTTAACACGTCAAAGCTGCTGGATATGTTCAACAAGCAGTTTGGCTGGGTGTCCTCACTGGCCAACCACACTAAGAGTGATGATGGAATTTTTCAAATCCAAGCG ataatatCCAAGTCCTCTGAAGATTCTGAGAAGCCAGCCGACACCAAAGTGTCAGTCAGACTGTTTGACGAGCCAGAAATGAGCTTTACTGTGCCAGGAGACATCCCCTGGAACGACCCCAAATTCTCAGAAATCACAGCGAAGGAGGCTCTGGAACGCTACAAACAGAACACTGT GGTTGCATAG